CGGCCAGACGCTCTTGCAGCTTGGCTTCATTGAGCGCATCGCGTTTGGCATTGTAGGCCGTCTGAAAGCGGTTTTTGCACTCGTTGATGTGCGCACCGACGGTTTTGCGCTCTTCGGGCGACATTTGACCAAGCTGTTTGAGCAAGGCATTCAGTTCGCCGGTTTTACCGAGATACTGGGCTTTGACAAGTTCGAGGGTCTGCTGGTCGGCAGCGGCTTCAATGGCGGCGATGCCTGCGGCAACGATACGGTTTGCATTTTCCATAAGATTCTTTACGCCTGTCGGTTTAAGATTGGGCACAGATTCAAACGAAAAGGCCGTCTGAAAATTCAGACGGCCTTTTACAATCCATCACGGCCAATCCGTTTAATATTGAATTGGCGGTATTTTATCGCAAACCCGATTGAAAAAACAGGGGTTTCGTTAAAAAAATCAAATATATAAAAAAAGGAAACCGAAGTTTCCTTTTTAAATTCAAATTAAGCTGCCAATGCGGCTTTTGCTTTTTCAACCAACTGTGCAAACACAGCTTTGTCGAATACTGCCAAATCAGCCAATACTTTGCGGTCGATTTCGATCGCAGCGCGTTTCAGGCCGTTCATGAATTTGCTGTAAGACAGACCGTTTTCACGCGCACCAGCGTTGATACGGGCAATCCAAAGCTGACGGAACTGACGTTTGCGCTGACGACGGTCACGGTAGGCGTACTGACCTGCCTTCATTACCGCCTGTTTGGCAATACGATAGACGTTTTTGCGACGACCGCGATAGCCTTTGGCTAACGCTAATACTTTTTTATGACGGGCACGTGCGGTTACACCGCGTTTTACGCGTGGCATAGTTCAAACTCCTTTTAAGCGTAGGGTAACATTTTGGCAACGGAAGCCAAATCGCGGTCGTTCACCATAGAAGTACCACGCAGTTGGCGTTTGTTTTTCGTTGTCTTTTTGGTCAAAATATGGCGTTTGAACGCATGGGCGCGTTTGACACCACCGTTACCCAGCACTTTAAAGCGTTTTTTCGCACTGGATTTGGTTTTCATTTTAGGCATAGGAAAACTCCGTTCGTTATTAGATAAGGCATCAGGGGGTTTTAACATAAAACACTTAACCCAAAACACCACGGTTTTTTGTCGTCTGATAAAAATGCCCTTACGACAATCAGAGCAATTTTATAATTTTAACGTTATTTTTTCTTAGGTGCAATCATCATCACCATTTGGCGGCCTTCCATTTTTGGAAACTGCTCGATTTGAGCCACTTCGGCCAAATCCTCTTTCACCCGTTCCAAAAGCTGTGCGCCCAACTGTTGGTGCGCCATTTCGCGGCCACGGAAACGCAAGGTTACTTTCACTTTGTCGCCGTCTGCCAAAAAACGGTTGATATTGCGCATTTTAATTTGGTAATCACCTTCGTCCGTACCCGGACGGAATTTGATTTCCTTGATTTGCACCTGTTTTTGGTTTTTCTTGGCTTCGTCGCGTTTTTTGGCCTGCTGGTATTTGTATTTGCCAAAATCCATGAGTTTGCATACAGGAGGCTTGGCAGTTGGGGAGATTTCCACCAAATCCACATCCTGTTCTTCAGCCATAGCCAAAGCCTCACGGACAGATACGACACCAAGCTGCTCGCCTGTACCACTGATCAATCGCACTTCTTTAGCGGTAATTTCACCGTTGATTCGTGCTTCGCGTTCTTGAGCGATGGTAATACTCCTTTAAAAAATTAATTAGTTACAAAGATTCGGCGATTTCGCGTTTCAATTGGGCGATAAAATCGTCAACCTTTAAAGAACCCAAATCTTCTGCCTTGCGGCGCACGGCCACTTGGCCGTTTTCTTTTTCCTTGTCGCCCACCACAATTTGGTAAGGGAAACGGTATTGGCTGTTGTCGCGGATTTTGTAGCCGATTTTTTCGTTACGCAAATCCAGCTCCACCCTGAAACCTTCCGCACGCAGTTTTTCCACCACTTTGCGGCAGTAATCAGCCTGATGTTCGGTGATATTCATGACCACCATTTGAACAGGTGCCAGCCACAACGGGAACGAACCGGCGTGGTTTTCAATCAAAATGCCGATAAAGCGTTCCAGCGAACCCAAAATAGCGCGGTGCAGCATAACAGGGCGGGCACGGCCGTTGCTTTCGGTAACGTATTCAGCATCCAAACGCTCGGGAAGAACAAAGTCCAATTGCAGCGTGCCGCACTGCCAAGAACGGCCGATGGCATCTTTGACGTGGTATTCGATTTTCGGCCCGTAGAACGCGCCCTCTCCCGGCAGCTCTTCCCATTCGACACCGCAGGCAGTCAGCGCATCGCGCAGACCTTGTTCGGCCTTATCCCAAATGTCGTCTGAACCTGCACGCTTTTCCGGACGCAGGGACAATTTCACCGCAACATCATGGAAACCGAATTGTTTGTAGATGCGCACCAGCAGCTCGTTAAAACGGCGTGCTTCTTCAACAATCTGATCTTCGGTGCAGAAAATATGGGCATCATCCTGCACAAAGCCGCGCACACGCATCAAACCGTGCAGCGCACCGCTCGGCTCATTGCGGTGGCACGAGCCGAATTCGGCCAAGCGCATGGGTAGATCGCGGTAGGAACGCAGGCTGTTGTTGAAAATCTGGACATGGCCGGGGCAGTTCATCGGTTTGACCGCATATTCGCGTTTTTCCGATTGGGTAACAAACATATTGTCTTTGTAGTTATCCCAGTGTCCGGAACGCTCCCAGAAGGTTTTGTCCATAATCTGCGGGGTTTTGACTTCGCGATAGCCCGCAGCGTCCAACTCTTTGCGCATATGCTGTTCGATAGCCTGCCACAAAGCCCAACCGCGCGGATGCCAGAACACCATGCCCGGTGCTTCTTCTTGCAGATGGAACAAATCCAACTGTTTGCCCAATTTGCGGTGGTCGCGTTTTTCGGCTTCTTCGATACGCTGGATATAGGCTTTCAATTCGTCTTTGCTTGCCCACGCCGTGCCGTAGATGCGTTGCAGCATTTCGTTGTTGCTGTCGCCGCGCCAGTATGCGCCCGCCAGTTTGGTCAGCTTAAAATTTTTGAGGAAACGGGTGTTCGGCACATGGGGACCGCGACACATATCGACGTATTCCTGATGATGATACAAGCCCATCGCTTCGACTTCGGGCATGTCTTCAATCAGGCGCAGTTTGTATTCTTCGCCGCGATCTTGGAAAGTTTTGATGGTTTCGGCACGCGGTGTCATCACTTTGACGACATCGTAATCCTGATTGATCAGCTCTTTCATGCGCGCTTCGATGGCGGCAACATCTTCGGGCGTAAACGGTTTTTCTGTGGCGATGTCGTAATAAAAGCCGTCTTCAATTACAGGACCGATCACCATTTTGGCATCGGGATAGAGCTGTTTGACTGCGTGTCCGACCAAGTGGGCGCAGGAGTGGCGGATGATTTCCACGCCTTCTTTGTCTTTCGGGGTAATGATTTGAACGGTCGAATCCTCGGTAATCGGGTCGCACGCGTCAACCAATCTGCCGTTTACCTTGCCCGCCACCGTCGCTTTCGCCAGGCCCGCACCGATAGAGGCGGCAATCTGCGCCACGGTTACAGGGGCTTCGTACTGGCGGACGGAACCGTCGGGCAGGGTAATGTTCAACATCAAAAACTCCGGAAACATTATAAAAATAACGGCATAAATGCCGTTTTGAGAATTCTGGTAGGCACGATTGGACTCGAACCAACGACCCCCACCATGTCAAGGTGGTGCTCTAACCAACTGAGCTACGTGCCTGTATAAGAAAGCGCGGATTGTACCGACCGGCGGCGGGGTTTGCAAGCGGGTTTGCGTTTTTCAGACGGCCTGTTGCCTGTTTGCCGCCGCATTTTGTTTTTCAGACGGCCTCAAACGCTGCCCAAACATATCATGAGGCCGTCTGAAAACTATGCCGTCTGTTTTGCGCGTTTGCCGAACCAAACGAAGCCAGCCACGCCCAGCACCAGCATCGGCAGGCTGAGCCACTGCCCCATCGACAGCCCCAGCGTCAGCAGGCCGAGGTAGTCGTCGGGCTGGCGGGCGTATTCGGCGATGAAGCGGAACAGGCCGTAACCGGCGAGGAACAGCATGGCGGTCTGCCCCGTCGGGCGCGGTTTGCCTGAAAACCACCACACGATTGCGAACAGCAGCACGCCTTCGAGGGCGAACTGGTAAAGCTGGGAAGGGTGGCGCGGCAGCGCGCCGTATTGCGCGAGCCACCCGCCCCACTGCGCATTGCCCGCCGCCAGCCGCGCGTCGGCTTCGGCGGCCTGCGGGAAACCCATCGCCCAGAAGGCGGCGGGGTCGGTGATCCGCCCCCACAACTCGCCGTTGATGAAATTGCCGATGCGCCCCGAGGCGAGGCCGAGCGGCACGAGCGGGGCGATGAAATCGAGCACCTGCATCCATTTGAGACCGTTTTTGCGGGCAAACAGGCAGCTTGCCGCCAGCACGCCGAGAAAGCCGCCGTGGAAGGACATGCCGCCGTTCCATACCTTGACAATGTCCGCCGGATGGGCGAGGTAGTATTCCGGCTGGTAAAACAGCACAAAGCCGAGCCGCCCGCCGAGTATCACGCCGAGCACGCCCCAGGTGAGGAAGTCGTCGAGCATTTCCACGGTAAACGGCGTGCCGCCTTGTTTGATGCGGTATCGGCCGAGCCACATAAACAGCACGAAGCCGACGATGTAGCTGAGCGCGTACCAGCGGATGGCGAGCGGCCCCAGTTGCAGGGCAACCGGGTCGAACTGCGGGTGGATAATCATGTTTTGCTGTGTTCCTGAAAACGCAAAAGGCGGCATTATACGCAAAACCCGCTTTTCAGACGGCCTTTCGGCTATAATCGCCCGCTTTTCAACCGTTTTCAAAACATTACGCCATGCAGCCCCTGAAAAACGACACTTTTTTACGCGCCCTGTTGAAACAGCCCGTCGAATACACCCCGATTTGGATGATGCGCCAGGCCGGCCGCTATCTGCCCGAATACAAAGCCACCCGCGCACAGGCGGGCAGTTTTTTGGATTTGTGCAAAAACACCGAACTGGCCACCGAAGTAACCGTCCAGCCGCTCGAACGCTTTGATTTGGATGCGGCGATTCTGTTTTCCGACATTCTCACCGTGCCCGACGCGATGGGCTTGGGGCTGTATTTTGCCGAGGGCGAGGGGCCGAAATTCGAGCGGCCGCTGCAAAACGAGGCGGATATTGCCAAGCTGCAAGTGCCCGATATGGCGCGTTTGCAGTATGTGTTT
The window above is part of the Neisseria bacilliformis genome. Proteins encoded here:
- the rpmI gene encoding 50S ribosomal protein L35, yielding MPKMKTKSSAKKRFKVLGNGGVKRAHAFKRHILTKKTTKNKRQLRGTSMVNDRDLASVAKMLPYA
- the thrS gene encoding threonine--tRNA ligase, yielding MLNITLPDGSVRQYEAPVTVAQIAASIGAGLAKATVAGKVNGRLVDACDPITEDSTVQIITPKDKEGVEIIRHSCAHLVGHAVKQLYPDAKMVIGPVIEDGFYYDIATEKPFTPEDVAAIEARMKELINQDYDVVKVMTPRAETIKTFQDRGEEYKLRLIEDMPEVEAMGLYHHQEYVDMCRGPHVPNTRFLKNFKLTKLAGAYWRGDSNNEMLQRIYGTAWASKDELKAYIQRIEEAEKRDHRKLGKQLDLFHLQEEAPGMVFWHPRGWALWQAIEQHMRKELDAAGYREVKTPQIMDKTFWERSGHWDNYKDNMFVTQSEKREYAVKPMNCPGHVQIFNNSLRSYRDLPMRLAEFGSCHRNEPSGALHGLMRVRGFVQDDAHIFCTEDQIVEEARRFNELLVRIYKQFGFHDVAVKLSLRPEKRAGSDDIWDKAEQGLRDALTACGVEWEELPGEGAFYGPKIEYHVKDAIGRSWQCGTLQLDFVLPERLDAEYVTESNGRARPVMLHRAILGSLERFIGILIENHAGSFPLWLAPVQMVVMNITEHQADYCRKVVEKLRAEGFRVELDLRNEKIGYKIRDNSQYRFPYQIVVGDKEKENGQVAVRRKAEDLGSLKVDDFIAQLKREIAESL
- the lgt gene encoding prolipoprotein diacylglyceryl transferase, which translates into the protein MIIHPQFDPVALQLGPLAIRWYALSYIVGFVLFMWLGRYRIKQGGTPFTVEMLDDFLTWGVLGVILGGRLGFVLFYQPEYYLAHPADIVKVWNGGMSFHGGFLGVLAASCLFARKNGLKWMQVLDFIAPLVPLGLASGRIGNFINGELWGRITDPAAFWAMGFPQAAEADARLAAGNAQWGGWLAQYGALPRHPSQLYQFALEGVLLFAIVWWFSGKPRPTGQTAMLFLAGYGLFRFIAEYARQPDDYLGLLTLGLSMGQWLSLPMLVLGVAGFVWFGKRAKQTA
- the infC gene encoding translation initiation factor IF-3, coding for MTIAQEREARINGEITAKEVRLISGTGEQLGVVSVREALAMAEEQDVDLVEISPTAKPPVCKLMDFGKYKYQQAKKRDEAKKNQKQVQIKEIKFRPGTDEGDYQIKMRNINRFLADGDKVKVTLRFRGREMAHQQLGAQLLERVKEDLAEVAQIEQFPKMEGRQMVMMIAPKKK
- the rplT gene encoding 50S ribosomal protein L20, giving the protein MPRVKRGVTARARHKKVLALAKGYRGRRKNVYRIAKQAVMKAGQYAYRDRRQRKRQFRQLWIARINAGARENGLSYSKFMNGLKRAAIEIDRKVLADLAVFDKAVFAQLVEKAKAALAA